The sequence ACCTCTTATGAAAAGGTATTCATGAAAGTAAACGTTTTGTCCCAGAGCGACGACCGTAGCGTAAACACTTGCGAGAAAACGCACAATCATGTACCTAACTTAGCTTATGGTAATTACTTGCTAGAATAATCCGCCGTAGGCACacgaacaataataataaataagaataatttcgCTTATTTAGATATTCAAGAAACCGTGTTTGCTGTATAATTCACGATGAATTACTAGATCAACAACTTATGCATAGATACTGTCTTCTTAGTTGTTTGCTGTCGTCGCCGTGGAGGTTCAAAACTAGAGTACAAAGATTTTGTTAGAATGTTACACTCTTTTAAGGTTCTCTGCGCAAAAAGTGCTTGTTTCATCATTTTCCTGTCTTCTTCAAATAGCTCTTTCGTTGctatttttacaactttttggtttaaatCGTCGAACTGAGACATAATTTCGATAAACTGCCTTTCTAAATTTCGAGCTAACATTTGGATATTATCCTTGGGGTCTTCATGAGAGCCTATTATCTGTGTATGTGCATATTGCAAACACGTAAACATTTTCGTTGCTTCGTAAGATGCGAAGACGTTATAAAAATCATTGTTTAACACTGAGTAAAACTTAGCTTTATATGTAGCTTCTTTCAGTTCATAGAAACGTATTTGTTTCTCGTAATAGTCTACAGCATACTTTAGTTCATCAGCTTCCCattcaataactttttttagatAATCTTTTCGTCTTAGAACATTATTCTTAAGACTAGCGATAAAAACTTCTTTTTGCATGTAATTAAGGCACTGTTTACTTAAttcatcaaaaatataatacaactgCGCTGGTTTCGTAAAATACAATTGCGGCTCATTTGTTTTGAAAGCTGTTATAAAGCCatcgtatttattaatagatgGTTTGGATGGAGTATAGACGTCAGACGATAGCGCTCTTAAAAGGCCTGATGTTCTAAGAAACATAATTCTATGCGATTTTTTCCAAATATTAGGAGATATATCATAAAGGAATTCAccatattttgataaaaaatcaaaagttGCATCTAAATCATCAACTTCACATCTAAGTTTTTTGTATGTGAAACAGTATTCGTTCAACTCTTCAGTTACATCACAGAttctaatttctaattttttgcAAAGTTGCTCACTTCTTTTAGCTTTTCTATAGCCGTTTCTAACAAAACTTATAAAACTAGATCTTACGCTGGTATAAAGTTTTAAGATGTTTTCATATTCCTCCATCTCCTCTGATTTAGAATTAACCATTTGTAGTATTTCATCCCTAAGATAAGCAGCGTTTGCCTTAAATAAGGTTATATCTCTTATATTCGTCATATAGACTTTTATGTCTGAAAATTGTCTTAGTGGACGTCCCTCTATAATCTTATAGAATGTTTCATCTACATCACATATAGTCTTTGGCTCGTccaatttataattagtaagtgtttcttttttctttttaataggtTTGCTAAACACCAGCTTATGTTGCGGTAGTTTGAAAGGATTTTTATTCGGTACTGTGGAATCATTGCTGTCCTTCCTAATGTTCCTTACAGTAGATTCTTTTGTAGTTTGCTTACTTTTATTGACACTTGTCCTACTAGTCAAACGCTCACCGTTATTTCTGAAACCAAAcacatgataaaataatacatgtttttaaaataaaaattatggttggttaaaatatatcatgGTAAAGCACTTACCGTTTCATTGTTTTAAACtgtatagttatttattagttttgatttatatcattttattCTATCATCCtcgaaaaaaacaaaataatttgcaTCGATGACATTGACGAAAGAAAAATATGGCTTGCTAACTTTATCTTGTACTTTCATAGAGGTTTTATAAAGCTCGCAAAAGAGTTcgttctattataaaaatatttataatggaacaatataataatatagatataataatagaattgtttttatatctataaaaatatattaaatgtgtgtattcattataatgtgtaaaatatatgaacactttaaagtaaaaaataccttaatAAACAAACTTACTCGTAATAatgatagtttttttttgttttttcaattacaattttttttgtaactgCTTACTGTTTAAtcatctatttaaataaaatagttgcTTATGATATTTAACCTCTATTGTTTagataaactaaaataacgGCTCCCTTAATCGTTCACACTACTTCCCACTTGTGAGGAACAATGTCGAGATGGCCCCAGGGGATTTGCACAGCTGTCCGTCAAAATGACGCGCCTCAAGTGACCGCAACGGCCCCCGGCTGTTGCTTGCTGACCACCATTGGATGTATTGTGTCTGACACGAAGAGATACAAGATATGAGCGCCGCgcgattttatttgttttaattcactttACGATCAGTCCATTACATATatcaaacattatttttttttttttttaaagacaattcacaccaattgacctagtcccatgctaagctggtgaagcttgtgttatgggtactaggcaacggatatatatacatattatagatagatagacatataaatacatatttgaacacccaagacctaagcacaacaccaaatgttcatcacatcgatgttcgtctcagccggggatcgaacccgggacccatggattggaaataataattatttaatttagaattgCTTAGTGCTTATGTTAGCTTAGGTAATTGTTTTGTTGCATTGAAAGTCAACGCAGGGAATtcatacttaaaatattaaagaaaaacgcagTGGATTTAGGgcttcaattattatattgatttaatcgCACATACTATGTAGAGAGCGGACATTCCATATTATGTCCAAATATCAACAGTTTATTGCCCGTTGTATGAGCAcaaatttatagatttattattaccaAGTGAAAcacaaatatgttttaaatctaTACGAGAAAAGCTAGAAAACCAAACATTTCATATCGCTTTTCGCTTATGAATTAGAATACAAATCTTGTGAGACACAAATGCCTTTTCAAGGAACAAAATAGCGGCTAAGAGGAGGCATTTGTTAATTAACCGGGTTTAATTCTAAAGCCTTCGCAATTCAATATGTCGCCTTCACGCCCCCGTGCTAGACATAATGAATTAGCAAACATGCCCAGCTCTTCTTTAAATTGAATGCCATTTCCACACACTTCCGTTTCTGTCCTACTAAAAAACTTCCGTTTTTCTATAGACAATTTGTGCTCTTGGGCTTTTCAGtaccttattaaaatatgagcattttgttatttaaaatattaatgaaaggCACTGCTTCACTTGACATTATATGTTATGTCCATACTAGTTTAAACATCGTTACCTATAGCTTACACCTTGTTtatgttgtttaaaaataaataaaatatgaaatcttTGAACTAATGTCGTACGTAAAGGGGGGTcgttgattttcttatttagtgATTACGTcaaaagtaattatatatttacttttagaCACACATTGTCTTTGCTTGAAAACAAAATGCATTTTTGAGGattcctaaaaaaaattaatagttatatattatagtttaaatgTGCTTATTacttttgagagctttgcttactaatgctgacaagaggaaaggggggggggggataaattgcagtaaataaGGGGGGGgggtattatatttttccatACACTTATTCTAATATCTACTTCTTTGATttacaacaatatatttattatacgtataatttaatatattttagttattatgtgttaaggttagttatttattttaatttatacgtaTTGTTCATGGTAAATGTACTTTTTGTATTTCGTTagagaatataatataaactcctaagataaattattcctcaatttgaatttaaagtgGTTTGAAGCAATCGAGTAgtaagtttttattagttGCCCATAGACGCAACTTGTTACAAGATAAGCTGTGGTCGCAAACGGTGGAGTTATTGAAACTTTTCAGTCATAATAACCTTAGGGGAAATACATTTTCATAGCTACCTAGTACTATAATGTGTTCAACGTTCCTTCCGGGGGTATAAACAGTACCTAcctcttttgtctctttctgttcCATCGTGTTTATGCTGTGACGAAAAGGATACAAATCCATACTTTGAAGTAATAAAATGGATTATTAGTAAAAAGGTTAGTCTACACACTTGTTATACTTCAGGTTCGAATCTCGGAGAAATGAAGAAAGTCGTAGACGCTACATGTTACATATATGTGTCTAATAACGAACATAGTAGTACGGACGCACAAACTTGCGTAAATAAAAGGTCTGTAAATACTCTATTACTTCCTATAAGAACAGCGATATCGATTCCGACGTTTTTGTATGGAAGTTCGATGTAGTTTCAATATCCGTAGGGCTGATGTTGCAACCATCGCGcggtataaaaaaactttggGACCGGAATCGCTGTCATACCGCGATTCCGATGCTGGAAGTTGCATTCgattcattaatataattagaactatttatatatagtatgAATATCGCATCGTTCCGGGTTCAAATTTGcaatattatcataataaaacatGCGAATTTCCTTTTACCAAAGTAATACAGACTAGatatagtattaaatttaattacttgtTTCAACTAAATCAACTTGTTTACAAAAGCAACATCCGAGCTTTCTAAGACCAAAGTGTAAGATTTCATTTAGCCCGAAGCgattatgtaaattttctagtaaatgaatatatttaattttaaagtcttTGTTTGAACATTTGAAATACCGCGTTGTAGAATATGTACCTGTAACTTCTACATtgtattactatttaatacaACAATAAGATAAGGGGTCTAGGCTCCGAATGTGATTTTGTTCCagtcggtgtcgagacccttggtccgtagGGTCGcagcgctataaggctttttatggaaatagcaaaaaggttagtcgacatgaCAGGAAACCGAAGAGCTGGCTACCTCGAACAAagatttagtctagctattcaaagggggaacgctgtcagtatcttcggaaccttccctaaagggactccttttaataatatactctggtaattattttttaaggttagttattgttttttgtcatattaatttatgttagctgtaggattacttTATATACGttaattatatcaaaattatcAAACTTTGGTTAAGAATACtctaaataacatattatacataaacaaTAAGATAATATAgctttacatattaattatcatcatTATTGTTTAACGAAATTTAGTACTCTAAAACTTTATGCTGTTATCTAGACTTGCATCCGCCTTGGACCAATCGCCTTTCCTCATTAGGATGGTCATCATTAATATGATAGATTGATAGCAATGCGGACACACGTAATAATTTAgactaaagaaaaaaatcaatgaacAACGTAATAAGATTTTCGTTTACAACCGCTTCTGTTTAAGtgaccagccttgcgattctgtaattctgataaacaataaactataactaaaaatccctctttatcagaatgccaaatcgtaaaatgaccgctgtgtgagttcgaaaagtgagttacagaatcgcaaggtaGTAGCTATTAAGTACGGTTTgcatttgtttaatttcattttatttgttttaattaattgttaatttggGCATGGGCAAAATCAATGGGCATCGAAAAAAGGCGGGcagcgcactcgcgagccctctcgAGCATTGCGATCTAATCGAATCGAGCACATGGTAGTATCGAATACTGTATAAACTACGTCCTTTACCAAATAATGTAGAGGACGGATGGTGAACAGTTTCTCTAACCTTAAGGAAGGATTCTTGACCAGTCTAATCACCGCCTGGCCGGCCTTAAGGCCCCAGTAGCTAAGCTTGAGAAGTTGTATATCCATAGCGGCGGAAACTTCGTTAGCGCGTTTCGGAGAATAACATCATCGCAGTGATTTGTGGCTGTAGATTATAGGTGTTTTCACAAAACTATTGAATGTATTAATTTGTTcctttacttaaaataagtaCCAATTAATGATGCCATGTACCAGGAAAACAGGAGGTCAAGTAAGCAATAGCTCAACCACTGAAGTCAAACTAATTAATATCAGTTTGACCCCTGACCGCATTGGGGTAAGACGTACCAATTATTCTTGAGACGTCCGATCTTTGGCCACTATGTCTACAAGGAAACGACTGTCATTTGTTTGGTTCCCTTGTTAGCCGCGATGCAAGATTAATTAGACCGAGAATATAATTGGAATATTCATGTTTTCTATCAAGATACATTTGTTTATTGTGTAACTTTCAATGAGACATTCCTGCGTAGTTTTAGAccgaaataattgttttgccAGGAATGGAACCTTGATTGGATGAATATAATATCTTACTAGTTATACCGTACCCTTTTTTGAAAGATTTTTAACCAATGTGTCGGGAAAGAAACCAATATATTTCGGGATTTATCATTATGCAAGCTGAATTGACTGCACTTATGGAAATCGAACGGTAATGTGACTTCATTCCAATCGGGCCTAGTGAGAGTTGAATGAAACGTTATCGTctttgaaattgaaataaatttatttactacaattaaacattaaaataaatcaatcaatcaatcaacctttttaggtctgggcctcagatttctgtatctgtttcatcatttgttaatctaataggtaagtagttgatcagccttctgtggcTAACGCACtctcgactttttgggtctaaggcaagcccgTTTCCCCACgatggtttccttcaccgttccagcgaatgttaaatacgcacatagaaagaaagtccattagtgcacagccagagatcgaacctacgtcctcagggatgagagtcgcacgctgaagccactaggccaacactacgtaactaaaatagatttaaaaaaatagctaCCTCATCCATATCAAGAAATACAATGGGTTTATAACACAATTTTAAGTgctaatacttttttaatcttaaattatttgtcaCAGAGAATATGATTCAAACGCTTAGTTATAAGCATAAAATATCAAGAATAAGGTTTTATAACGCGATATTTTCGATTTATACTCATACTAGAGCCACCGAGCCACGATGAAGGCGATAAAAAGCTAAATAAAAACACTCATGTGTCGAAAGGGATTTGCTCATTCGATCCAGGAGTGTCGATATTGAATTTAAACCCCCTTTATTGTATCGTTATAGTATTCTATGAATTTTGTCAAACGACCcgtttaacataaaatttaagagGTCTGTTAAAAGTTATTCCGACTGAAgcagtttttaatttgaatttaaagtaAGGTGGAAACTTTCAATGCTTCTAAATTCAAACTTACACTCTAATTAGCTACAGTAAGTGATTTGAAggcgtattttaaattttaacgagCTACAACTTCTGAGaggaaaattatgtttacataTTTTGCGTTGAGTGTTCTTGTACGTTTATTGTTGACTTACCTAACTTTGTACTGTGCacgatattataaaaaaattgctgatGCCTATCATGTACCTTtttcatatacataattttgtttgttagttGATTACTTCAGGTAGCTCATGCGCCGATTCCTACGCGAATTTTATGTGAGTTTTATGTGATATCTTATGTTTACTTAAGAGAGTCTATtctcttatatttaattaaatataagagtcCTCCAGCttcaattttgttccctttggagtagagactcttgggccgtggggttcaagtgcacaggcgctaattacaGATTTAAGTTGACaactggtagatagtaccggtgaccccagagctggcgCTTTCCTCACTCAACGAATACGTAtagcaatacagcgaggaaatgctgccagcatgaAAGGTACGCTGCcatagggaccaaacttttgaaatttgcttaaattttctgtttattaataattttatattttgattattattatactatgtaggttaagaatattgtaaatatttagtaatattaagtgttcattatgataatattaataaatgtataactatttaatcaaattacgATAAGAAAATTCtctttactaatattttattaaaagtgacCTTGTGCCATCTTTAGtcgttatatttttagttgttatatatatactatgttaatataaaatattatatatagcagagattattttttagtttcaaatattttcactgagactgacacaaaattgttatttgtaaGTGATAGGTGTAGCACATAGTTACTTTATTacaagtaaattaattatattaattcgcTTAAACAAGCCCGTTCTAAAAATGCTTAAACACATGATCCAAAACATATACACGCTTATTACAAACAAAGTCTTTACTTACCCTCACTCCTCAAGCAACGCACAAAACTGATGTAAAAAGGGCTTAAGATAACGTTGAAACACTCGCTCCTAATTAGTAACACCGTCTTCACCATCTCCATTACACAAAAACTGTGACATAATTGCGATTAAAGATTCAAGCAGGGAACCCGTCCgccttttaaattttctaattaacgTTTGCAACCTGTTTACTTGAACTTAACACAACATTAAGAAGCTTCTAAGTCTTTATGGATTGCGAAACTAAGGGGCAGAAAACATTATGCATTTATAGGAATGAACTACATTTTCAATTGTCTATGGAAATATTAGAATTTCAaagatttacttttattaataataagtcaCGAGCAATGTTGacatagtggcttcagcgtacgactctcatccctgaggtcgttcgatccccggctgtgcaccaatggacattctaTTTGCGCatataacattcgcttgaacggcgAAGGCTTGAAAAATATcacgaggaaaccggcttgccttagacccaaaaagacgacggcttgtgtcaggcacaggaagctacaaccaacttgcctattagattgacaaatgatcatgaaacagattcagaaatctgatgcCCACACCTAAAAGGttctagcgccactgatttattttatatttatagtaagtCAAACTTTCAGGAATTTTAACTTAGCATTATTtaagatatacattttttctttgtcgttatatttttaatggaatGTATCAGGGATTTCATTCCACTGTCTGCAAGTCTATTCAAATGGACTAGCGACGCAATCCGTCTTTCcatttgaccaatcacaatcaaacgaaGCCAGCTATCGTTTTTCGATTGGAATCTCACCCCACTTTTTGTCAATAATCGAACAAAGTATCTAGGGTACCTTCAGCTTATACGTAAATTACATTACTAATCCGATATTAtagtaacaaaaacaaaacactgttGGCAGAAATCCACGCATAATTGACTACtgtaatcaaatttgcacCCATTTCTATAGGTCGTAAAGGATTTGGAAGGCACAACTCGTGCACGTGATTGTAATTGTGTATGAAGTTAATAGGGACGATTATTTTACTTCTTTATTGTCGCTTCTGGATGTAACTGGCTTAATGGGATGTATGTAATAGTGTGCAATAACGCAATGGGTCCGAATTATACATTTGAtctatggtatggtatggtttTCGGCACTAGCAGCTTCTTAAGAGTAATTAGCTGAGTAAAAGCAAGCGTTTAATATGTTCATACTACCATACTACCGTACGTGGCTAGTATTTTTTAACCTTCATTTGAGGCGCAATGAAATACTTACTAGAATTCGTATTttcttgaaattaaatactttatatagcTCTCTgaagatacaaataaaatgattgTATCTCGTTTTACCTcgaagaaaattgtaaaagtGAAACGTGACCGATTCAGATTAAATAGTCAAGAGAAAGGacaatatttctaaataaaaatacctggGCTATGTAAATACACTGAAACTTTATTCACGTGGATGGCTATTCAATTCGATCGAAAGGTCCGAGGCACTTTTAAATATTCCATGTGCGGTCAAGCGAAAAATCTacaaagaaaatgtattaccaatcttttattgcatttttttcaAGGTATTTTTGTCTTATATGTCTTATATTCAGAATCCTGAATTTGTAACGATATGTAGGTTGATTCTTAAATGCAAGcgtttgtattattaaaataatttagagtcgttaaaaattaaataaaaattacattttttttctaatttcttatatataaactaacaaTGATAATTCCAAATATAACAAGAGACTAGacttttattatagaaatactaCCGCTATACATGTTCAggatacataattttaaaaaacgttGCTATAGTAACCGAATGAAAACATCCCTTGACATAATATCGTTGACAAACTcgtaatataagtaaatactcAATTACGCAGTTAATTAGTATGCTGTAAAAGGCTTAAGTGGCTCTCAATCAAAATTCCTTTTCGCTTAAGAAAGAACCCTTTTTCTCAGATGTCACAGATTTTCTTTCGTGTCAATCGCAGGCTCTTTGCTAAAGGGGatcttaattgaaataaatatttgcgtACTTAATTCAGTTTAGAATTAACACTTGTTTTCACTGGCAATTAGTAAAATACCTTTAtcgtataaaatgtaaaatgacTCAAACAGAAGATTTGAATTAATAAGCTGTCGTCTTTAACAAATAttgatgtaattatttaactacacAGTTCTTAAAAAGTTGTGAGCTCAGTATAATACTAAGTcggttaatttattcaataccTACTTAAAGGAACCTTCTGTCTTCTGTATTTCGTAATTAGCTTACCTAAATCATATAGTgacaatttcaaaattaaaaatattttatgttttaaataaatacattaacttGGCCATCGCATGAAAACCTTATTTCCGAACCgattcgacttagagtcctttaagaaaagagggtacttaaaaggccagcaacgcactcgcgagcactCTGATATTGAGTCTCTATGGGCGGAGGTATCACTGAACATCAGGTGatattctattaaattattgtttgctAAGCTTCAGGCCttcaaaatttaaacttgTAGTTTTATCTAGACTTGGGTAGCAGATCTTAATGGTGAACAGTTATAACGCCAATTACACTAGTATAAGTTCCCCtatctacaaaataattattatgagaCTGGCGGTTATTTTAGGTGTAGTACCATAATCTTATGAGACAAAAACATTTCAGCATCTGTTTTCTATAACATTTTCTTTACATATGCGTCCGTTCGCCATCACCGTGGTTGCTTACGTTTTATGAACTCAAAGTaagaaattacaataattatgaaatgtaCATTTTGATACAGGTTCGGAGTCGGTTAGATTTAATGTatagtagaaaataaatataatgtaattttattttttatttctttagtaTTATTCTAATAAACCTACAAAATtacaatctatatatataatgtgtaTGTTCAATACATATGCATACTGTAGCACTACAAGTCTTCGAGGGCCGAGAGAAATCTATGTtctaaaattttcatttttttaaggaaCAGTTTGCTAACGCCTTACCTGCTCGTTTGTCAAGGTGACTGTGAATAAAGTTCCGAGAGGATAAcgggtgtgttgccggcctttcaggcaTTTTCAGTTTCAGTCCTCAAAGAACAAAAATGATGAACTCCATGCTTCACGACTAGTCTATCAGTACcctagttttatttaaaatattttagtttatttgaaCTTTTCCATAGAAGTCATACCTGTATGCAAAGTGGTCATTAGAGATTTCGATCAAGTTTTATCGCAACGAGAGCCATCCGAACTCCACTAATGGTATGGTACAATTGAAATTGCTCTGCGGAAAATCGAGCAATAAGTATGCAGAGGCTGATGCTTCTAGATGTCTGGGCGAGACTCAATACTATTAGTGCATTGGTTTTCACCACGAATTGGGAACATTTTATTAGTTTGGgattattgaagataatacAGTGAAAACACTTACACGATATACTcgtattattttctattgatAGATATTTAAACGTATtcgattaattaaattaaaaaatacttaaaatagaCAAAGCAGGACTAgtgaattttaaaactttaaataacatttttaaatttttaatactattaataactataatatgACTGATCTATCATTGAAcacagaattttattttatgatattatgttcttagtttttaaatttgttttatttttctatttaaaaatttgcaattattattataactatgtaggtaatattgtaaatactgtatatttgtgtatgagtcaaatttttaaaccagattttgtattttatataaataaataaaagcatttaatatatacgtatttCAACTTATGTATAATTCATTTACCAACATCTCCCCATGTAATTTTCACTTGTTATTTTTCGTACGAAATGAAACAGACGAAACGGGCATCGCAAGTGCTGGGAACGACCAGTATCTTTTCTTTACGATTATTTGAGTGGGCTGACAGCGTAACATCCTAATTTATATCGCTAATACCACTACATGATTGTGGTTCAGCCGATTTTGGCTTGTAATATTAGCTTTGTTGGTAGGGCTATGTTGccagaattttatatttttcaccGAATTCAAAGAATAGGTTATCTGCATGTACTATGTGAGTTCGAATTAGATATTGACAAAACGTGTGCTATATATGTTTGTAAGCTGCAACATGTACAAATTTTTGGGagatatacaataatatgttTGCTTGTTTACAacggcgcgcaaatttgtcttaaattattacatattgaATTATTGGACTACGTcttcacattattaaaatataacatcaaattaaaatagtaaCAATGTTTCATTCATATAATCATTTATaggatatatttttcaaaaataagaTAAGATTATAGATTTAGTCGATTTCACACACACatctataaatttttaacttcATCAGAACCACAATTCGACACAATTGCTTACACTATTTGTTCCgtcataacaaaaacaatatacaatattatttattttatctataattttatatattattagcatAACTACAACGATAAACGATTTATACTAatcgtcactgtagaatgataacctcgtatgtcaaaaaaccatttcttttttattcttagactctaatgtcatttaactggtataatcatgaattaaggacttatttatgttattaataaataggtGCTTTTTACCATGTAAAACTATgtacaaaaaacatattaatattttaacgaacattgacgaaattaaacttatttttcgtttcctgtaatgtttaTTTCTCTGGATATAtaaggttatcattctacagcgacgtCATGTGTTTAGTCTTAAAATATTCTGAGCAGTGCAAGCTTCCTAAAGAGGGTCGCTCGGTATTACAGGGCCAAGCATAAGATCGAAAAGATAATTGCTGATGCGCAATTACCATCTTTGGTCCGGTATACGTTTTCGACAGTGGAATTTCTTCGTACCCTTAGATAAGAGTTCCCCAAACAtttttgtgtcgtagaccccttgccatgtttttctgtgttgggtagaccccctacttacctgatattgatttcctgtaaatttttaactgtagtgaagtttagtgttaaaaacataaagtaaaacacatgttaatttatacatttattaatttaatttaaattataactactcaaaataaaattttgtatctgttatgtaaaatatacgtagcattaaataaacataatataa is a genomic window of Pieris napi chromosome 13, ilPieNapi1.2, whole genome shotgun sequence containing:
- the LOC125055413 gene encoding uncharacterized protein LOC125055413; translated protein: MKRNNGERLTSRTSVNKSKQTTKESTVRNIRKDSNDSTVPNKNPFKLPQHKLVFSKPIKKKKETLTNYKLDEPKTICDVDETFYKIIEGRPLRQFSDIKVYMTNIRDITLFKANAAYLRDEILQMVNSKSEEMEEYENILKLYTSVRSSFISFVRNGYRKAKRSEQLCKKLEIRICDVTEELNEYCFTYKKLRCEVDDLDATFDFLSKYGEFLYDISPNIWKKSHRIMFLRTSGLLRALSSDVYTPSKPSINKYDGFITAFKTNEPQLYFTKPAQLYYIFDELSKQCLNYMQKEVFIASLKNNVLRRKDYLKKVIEWEADELKYAVDYYEKQIRFYELKEATYKAKFYSVLNNDFYNVFASYEATKMFTCLQYAHTQIIGSHEDPKDNIQMLARNLERQFIEIMSQFDDLNQKVVKIATKELFEEDRKMMKQALFAQRTLKECNILTKSLYSSFEPPRRRQQTTKKTVSMHKLLI